Proteins from one Loktanella sp. M215 genomic window:
- a CDS encoding DMT family transporter, translating into MAPLSDNMRGAALMAAAMMTFTVNDTFTKTLSDVLPLSQLLFLRGIGVMICLAVMARAMGQLRFDLSVRDWVYIGLRTLGEIGGAYFFITALFHMPIANVSAILQVLPLSVALAGALFMNEPLGWRRLVAIMVGFGGVMLIVRPGGADFNIFSLYALAAVACVTLRDLVVRKLSRSVPSLMVSLSAAVGITVFSGVASIWVDWQPMSGQEVFRLGGATVFVVFGYIFSVAAMRVGEIGFVAPFRYASLLTALVLGMIVFKEFPSTLTLIGAGIVVATGIFTLFREQQLALRRRVVPDRIR; encoded by the coding sequence ATGGCACCCTTATCCGATAACATGCGCGGCGCGGCCCTGATGGCGGCAGCAATGATGACCTTCACGGTCAACGATACATTCACCAAGACGCTGTCCGACGTCCTGCCGCTGTCGCAGCTGCTGTTTCTGCGCGGGATCGGCGTGATGATCTGTCTGGCCGTGATGGCCCGCGCGATGGGACAGTTGCGGTTCGATCTGTCGGTGCGGGACTGGGTCTATATCGGCCTGCGCACGCTGGGTGAAATCGGTGGCGCGTATTTCTTCATCACTGCGCTGTTCCACATGCCCATCGCCAACGTCAGTGCGATCCTGCAGGTCCTGCCGCTGAGCGTGGCGCTGGCCGGCGCGCTGTTCATGAATGAACCGCTGGGGTGGCGGCGGCTGGTCGCGATCATGGTGGGCTTTGGCGGTGTCATGCTGATCGTCAGGCCCGGCGGTGCGGATTTCAACATCTTCTCGCTTTATGCCCTTGCGGCGGTGGCCTGCGTGACCCTGCGCGACCTTGTCGTGCGCAAACTGTCGCGGTCGGTGCCGTCGCTGATGGTTTCACTTTCGGCCGCTGTCGGGATCACGGTGTTTTCGGGCGTCGCGTCGATCTGGGTCGATTGGCAGCCCATGTCGGGGCAAGAGGTGTTCCGCCTGGGCGGGGCGACGGTCTTTGTCGTCTTTGGCTACATCTTCTCGGTCGCCGCCATGCGCGTGGGCGAGATCGGATTTGTCGCGCCGTTCCGCTATGCCAGCCTGCTGACGGCCTTGGTGCTGGGCATGATCGTGTTCAAGGAGTTTCCATCGACCCTGACGCTGATCGGTGCGGGAATCGTGGTGGCGACGGGCATCTTCACCCTGTTCCGCGAACAGCAACTGGCCCTGCGCCGCCGGGTCGTACCGGACCGCATCCGCTAG
- a CDS encoding 50S ribosomal protein L23, with amino-acid sequence MSTKAEHYDVIRKPIITEKATMMSESNGVVFEVAIDANKPMIKQAVEALFGVKVKAVNTTITKGKVKRFRGSLGTRKDVKKAYVTLEEGNTIDVSTGL; translated from the coding sequence ATGAGCACGAAAGCTGAACACTACGACGTGATCCGCAAGCCGATCATCACCGAAAAAGCGACCATGATGTCCGAATCCAACGGCGTCGTGTTCGAGGTGGCGATCGATGCCAACAAGCCGATGATCAAGCAGGCCGTCGAGGCCCTGTTCGGTGTGAAGGTCAAGGCCGTCAACACGACGATCACCAAGGGCAAAGTGAAGCGCTTTCGCGGCTCATTGGGTACCCGCAAGGACGTCAAGAAGGCCTACGTGACGCTTGAAGAAGGCAACACGATCGACGTGAGCACCGGTCTGTAA
- a CDS encoding cation diffusion facilitator family transporter has product MADTASHDDGGKAAVYAALFANLGIAVTKFIAAAFSGSSAMLAEGIHSTVDTANEGFLLLGMSRGKKPADAQHPFGYAGEVFFWSFIVAVLIFALGAGLSIYEGVRAILHGGHEADGVPWIPFAVLGVSFCFEGYSLSVAIREFMKLRAGRGLIRDLRDMKDPAIFVVLAEDSAACLGLIIAAIGVGLSWYLANPLFDAGASIVIGVVLGITAVTLAIEVKGLLIGESAAPEMTDRIHEMVRSIPEIKHINEIRSLHLGPHQVLLTLSIDFADDVLSQRIEAIVTDLDHDIRETFAIVNSVFLEVQSRDGHRRIIAETPDIVSA; this is encoded by the coding sequence ATGGCCGATACAGCATCACACGACGACGGCGGCAAGGCGGCCGTCTATGCCGCCCTTTTCGCCAACCTCGGCATCGCCGTGACCAAGTTCATCGCCGCCGCCTTTTCGGGATCCTCGGCGATGCTGGCCGAAGGGATCCATTCGACCGTCGATACCGCCAACGAAGGGTTCCTGCTGCTCGGCATGTCGCGCGGCAAGAAGCCCGCGGATGCGCAGCACCCCTTCGGCTACGCCGGAGAGGTGTTCTTCTGGTCGTTCATCGTGGCCGTCCTGATCTTTGCCCTCGGCGCGGGCCTGTCGATATATGAAGGCGTGCGCGCCATCCTGCACGGCGGGCACGAGGCAGACGGCGTGCCATGGATCCCCTTCGCCGTGCTGGGGGTGTCGTTCTGCTTCGAAGGCTATTCCCTGTCGGTCGCGATCCGCGAATTCATGAAGCTGCGCGCCGGGCGCGGACTGATCCGCGATCTGCGCGACATGAAGGACCCCGCCATCTTCGTCGTCCTGGCCGAAGACAGCGCCGCCTGTCTGGGTCTGATCATCGCCGCCATCGGCGTCGGGCTGTCATGGTATCTGGCGAACCCGCTGTTCGACGCGGGCGCCTCGATCGTGATCGGCGTGGTGCTCGGCATCACGGCCGTCACCCTCGCGATCGAGGTCAAGGGCCTGCTGATCGGGGAATCCGCCGCCCCCGAGATGACCGACCGCATCCACGAAATGGTCAGGTCGATCCCAGAGATCAAGCACATCAACGAAATCCGCAGCCTGCACCTTGGGCCGCATCAGGTGCTGCTGACACTCAGCATCGACTTTGCGGACGATGTGCTGTCGCAGCGGATCGAGGCGATCGTCACCGACCTTGACCACGACATCAGGGAAACCTTCGCCATCGTGAACTCCGTCTTTCTGGAGGTCCAGTCCCGCGACGGCCACCGCAGGATCATCGCGGAAACGCCGGACATCGTCAGCGCCTGA
- the tuf gene encoding elongation factor Tu yields MAKAKFERNKPHVNIGTIGHVDHGKTTLTAAITKYFGDFRAYDQIDGAPEEKARGITISTAHVEYESEARHYAHVDCPGHADYVKNMITGAAQMDGAILVVNAADGPMPQTREHILLGRQVGIPYMVVYMNKVDQVDDEELLELVEMEIRELLSKYDYPGDDIPIIRGSALHAMNGTRPEIGEESIKQLIAAVDEYIPTPARAVDLPFLMPIEDVFSISGRGTVVTGRIERGVINVGDSIEIVGLKDTKTTTCTGVEMFRKLLDSGQAGDNVGVLLRGIDRDGVERGQVLCKPKSVSPHTKFEAEAYILNKEEGGRHTPFFANYRPQFYFRTTDVTGTVILPEGTEMVMPGDNLKFEVELIAPIAMEDGLRFAIREGGRTVGAGVVSKILA; encoded by the coding sequence ATGGCTAAGGCAAAGTTCGAACGCAACAAACCGCACGTCAACATCGGGACCATCGGTCACGTTGACCACGGCAAGACGACGCTGACCGCGGCGATCACGAAGTACTTCGGCGACTTCCGCGCCTACGACCAGATCGACGGCGCCCCCGAAGAGAAGGCCCGCGGCATCACGATCTCGACCGCGCACGTCGAGTACGAGTCCGAGGCCCGTCACTACGCCCACGTCGACTGCCCCGGCCACGCCGACTACGTCAAGAACATGATCACCGGTGCCGCCCAGATGGACGGCGCGATCCTGGTCGTGAACGCCGCCGACGGCCCGATGCCGCAAACGCGCGAGCACATCCTGCTGGGCCGCCAGGTGGGCATCCCCTACATGGTCGTCTACATGAACAAGGTCGACCAGGTCGACGACGAGGAACTGCTGGAACTCGTCGAGATGGAAATCCGCGAGCTGCTGTCCAAGTACGACTACCCCGGCGATGACATTCCGATCATCCGCGGCTCGGCGCTGCACGCGATGAACGGCACCCGCCCGGAAATCGGCGAAGAGTCGATCAAGCAGCTGATCGCGGCTGTCGACGAATACATCCCGACGCCCGCCCGCGCCGTGGACCTGCCCTTCCTGATGCCGATCGAGGACGTGTTCTCGATCTCCGGTCGTGGCACCGTGGTCACCGGCCGTATCGAACGTGGCGTGATCAACGTCGGCGACAGCATCGAGATCGTGGGTCTGAAGGACACCAAGACGACGACCTGCACCGGTGTCGAGATGTTCCGCAAGCTGCTGGACAGCGGCCAGGCCGGCGACAACGTCGGCGTCCTGCTGCGCGGCATCGACCGTGACGGCGTGGAGCGTGGTCAGGTTCTGTGCAAGCCGAAGTCCGTGTCGCCGCACACGAAGTTCGAGGCCGAGGCCTATATCCTGAACAAGGAAGAGGGTGGCCGTCACACGCCGTTCTTTGCGAACTACCGCCCGCAGTTCTACTTCCGCACGACGGACGTGACCGGCACCGTGATCCTGCCCGAGGGCACGGAAATGGTGATGCCCGGCGACAACCTGAAGTTCGAAGTCGAACTGATTGCTCCGATCGCGATGGAAGACGGCCTGCGCTTCGCCATCCGTGAAGGCGGCCGCACCGTCGGCGCTGGCGTGGTGTCGAAGATCCTCGCCTAA
- the fusA gene encoding elongation factor G, whose amino-acid sequence MARDYPLQRYRNFGIMAHIDAGKTTTTERILFYTGKSHKIGEVHDGAATMDWMEQEQERGITITSAATTTFWQRQEDPTADGISDTKYRFNIIDTPGHVDFTIEVERSLAVLDGAICLLDANAGVEPQTETVWRQADRYKVPRIVFVNKMDKIGADFYKCVKMIKDRTGATGVPISLPIGAEDKLEGIIDLIKMEEWVWEGEDLGASWVRKPIRDDLKELADEWRATLIETAVDMDDDAMEQYLEGVEPDEATLRKLIRKGTLSLSFVPVAAGSAFKNKGVQPLLNAVIDFLPSPLDVVDYMGFKPGDETETRSIPRRADDDMPFSGLAFKIMNDPFVGSLTFTRIYSGQLKKGDAMLNSTKGNKERVGRMMMMHAINREEIDEAFAGDIIALGGLKNTTTGDTLCSEKEPVVLETMTFPEPVIEIAVEPKTKADQEKMGVALARLAAEDPSFRVETDFESGQTIMRGMGELHLDILIDRMRREFKVEANIGAPQVAYRETIGHEVEHTYTHKKQSGGSGQFGEVKLLIMPTEPGEGYSFESKVVGGSVPKEYIPGVEKGIKSVMDSGPLAGFPVIDFKVQLLEGKYHDVDSSVLAFEIAARMCMREGLRKAGAKLLEPIMKVEVVTPEEYTGGVIGDLTSRRGMVQGQDSRGNANVINCFVPLANMFGYINNLRSMTSGRANFTMQFDHYEPVPQNISDEIQKKYA is encoded by the coding sequence ATGGCACGCGACTATCCTCTGCAGCGCTACCGGAACTTCGGGATCATGGCGCACATCGACGCGGGTAAAACCACGACGACCGAACGCATCCTGTTCTATACCGGCAAGTCCCACAAGATCGGCGAAGTCCACGACGGCGCCGCCACCATGGACTGGATGGAGCAGGAGCAGGAGCGGGGTATCACGATTACCTCTGCTGCGACGACGACCTTCTGGCAGCGTCAGGAAGACCCGACCGCTGACGGCATTTCGGACACGAAGTACCGCTTCAACATCATCGACACCCCCGGCCACGTCGACTTTACCATCGAAGTCGAGCGTTCGCTGGCCGTGCTTGACGGCGCGATCTGCCTGCTGGACGCCAACGCCGGTGTCGAGCCGCAGACCGAAACCGTCTGGCGTCAGGCCGACCGTTACAAGGTTCCGCGGATCGTCTTTGTCAACAAGATGGACAAGATCGGCGCCGATTTCTACAAGTGCGTCAAGATGATCAAGGACCGCACCGGTGCGACCGGCGTGCCGATCAGCCTGCCCATCGGGGCCGAAGACAAGCTGGAAGGCATCATCGACCTGATCAAGATGGAAGAGTGGGTCTGGGAAGGTGAAGACCTCGGCGCAAGCTGGGTTCGCAAGCCGATCCGTGACGATCTGAAAGAGCTTGCCGACGAATGGCGCGCCACGCTGATCGAGACCGCCGTCGACATGGACGACGACGCGATGGAGCAGTACCTGGAAGGCGTCGAGCCCGACGAGGCGACCCTGCGCAAGCTGATCCGCAAGGGCACGCTGTCGCTGTCCTTCGTGCCGGTGGCCGCTGGGTCCGCGTTCAAGAACAAGGGTGTGCAGCCGCTGCTGAACGCCGTCATCGACTTCCTGCCCAGCCCGCTGGACGTGGTCGATTACATGGGCTTCAAGCCCGGTGACGAGACTGAAACGCGCAGCATCCCCCGCCGCGCGGACGACGACATGCCGTTCTCTGGCTTGGCGTTCAAGATCATGAACGACCCCTTCGTGGGCTCTTTGACGTTTACCCGGATCTATTCGGGTCAGCTGAAGAAGGGTGATGCGATGCTGAACTCGACCAAGGGCAACAAAGAGCGCGTTGGCCGGATGATGATGATGCACGCCATCAACCGCGAAGAGATCGACGAGGCGTTTGCCGGCGACATCATCGCGCTGGGTGGTCTGAAGAACACCACGACCGGTGATACGCTGTGTTCGGAAAAGGAACCCGTCGTTCTGGAAACGATGACCTTCCCCGAGCCGGTGATCGAGATCGCCGTCGAACCCAAGACCAAGGCCGACCAGGAAAAGATGGGCGTCGCACTGGCCCGTCTGGCCGCCGAGGATCCGTCCTTCCGCGTGGAGACCGATTTCGAATCCGGTCAGACCATCATGCGCGGCATGGGCGAACTTCACCTCGACATCCTGATCGACCGCATGCGTCGCGAGTTCAAGGTCGAGGCCAACATCGGTGCGCCGCAGGTGGCCTACCGCGAGACGATCGGCCACGAAGTCGAGCATACCTACACCCACAAGAAGCAGTCGGGTGGTTCGGGTCAGTTCGGTGAAGTGAAGCTGCTGATCATGCCGACAGAGCCGGGCGAAGGCTATTCGTTCGAATCCAAGGTCGTGGGTGGTTCGGTGCCGAAGGAATACATTCCGGGCGTCGAAAAGGGCATCAAGTCGGTCATGGACTCAGGTCCGCTGGCAGGTTTCCCGGTCATCGACTTCAAGGTGCAGCTGCTGGAAGGCAAGTACCACGATGTCGACTCCTCGGTCCTCGCGTTCGAGATCGCGGCACGGATGTGCATGCGTGAAGGTCTGCGCAAGGCTGGCGCCAAGCTGCTGGAACCGATCATGAAGGTCGAAGTCGTGACACCGGAAGAATACACCGGTGGCGTCATCGGCGACCTGACGTCCCGTCGCGGGATGGTGCAGGGGCAGGACAGCCGCGGCAACGCGAACGTCATCAACTGCTTCGTGCCGCTGGCGAACATGTTCGGCTACATCAACAACCTGCGGTCCATGACCTCCGGTCGTGCGAACTTCACCATGCAGTTCGATCACTACGAGCCCGTTCCGCAGAACATCTCGGACGAGATCCAGAAGAAATACGCATAA
- the rpsS gene encoding 30S ribosomal protein S19, which translates to MARSVWKGPFVDAYVLKKAEASREGGRNEVIKIWSRRSTILPQFVGLTFGVYNGKKHIPVNVSEDMIGQKFGEYSPTRTYYGHAADKKAKRK; encoded by the coding sequence ATGGCTCGCTCTGTATGGAAAGGCCCTTTTGTCGACGCGTATGTGTTGAAAAAGGCCGAAGCGTCCCGCGAAGGCGGCCGCAACGAAGTCATCAAGATCTGGTCGCGCCGCTCGACGATCCTGCCCCAGTTCGTGGGCCTGACGTTTGGCGTCTACAACGGCAAGAAGCACATCCCTGTCAACGTCTCTGAGGACATGATCGGTCAGAAGTTCGGTGAGTATTCCCCGACGCGGACCTATTACGGTCACGCAGCCGACAAAAAAGCGAAGCGGAAGTAA
- the rplB gene encoding 50S ribosomal protein L2 produces the protein MALKSYKPTTPGQRGLVLIDRSELWKGRPVKSLTQGLTKSGGRNNTGRITMRRIGGGAKRLYRIVDFKRNKLDMSAVVVRIEYDPNRTAFIALIQYEDGTQNYILAPQRISIGDKVIASAKADIKPGNAMPFSGMPIGTIVHNIELKAGKGGQIARAAGTYAQFVGRDGGYAQIRLSSGELRLVRQECMATIGAVSNPDNSNQNYGKAGRMRHYGVRPSVRGVAMNPIDHPHGGGEGRTSGGRHPVTPWGKGTKGNKTRDKNKASSRLIVRTRHQKKKGR, from the coding sequence ATGGCACTCAAGTCGTACAAACCGACGACGCCGGGCCAGCGTGGGCTGGTGCTGATCGACCGTTCGGAGCTTTGGAAAGGACGTCCCGTCAAGTCCCTCACACAGGGTCTGACGAAATCGGGCGGCCGGAACAACACCGGACGGATCACCATGCGTCGTATCGGTGGGGGCGCAAAGCGTCTCTATCGCATCGTCGATTTCAAGCGCAACAAGCTGGACATGTCCGCTGTTGTCGTGCGGATCGAATACGACCCGAACCGCACCGCCTTTATCGCGCTGATCCAGTACGAAGACGGCACACAGAATTACATCCTGGCCCCGCAGCGCATCTCGATCGGTGACAAGGTCATCGCATCGGCCAAGGCTGACATCAAGCCGGGCAACGCCATGCCTTTCTCTGGCATGCCGATCGGTACCATCGTCCACAACATCGAGCTGAAGGCCGGCAAGGGCGGTCAGATCGCCCGTGCGGCTGGCACCTACGCCCAGTTCGTCGGTCGTGACGGTGGCTACGCCCAGATCCGCCTGTCCTCTGGCGAACTGCGTCTGGTCCGTCAGGAATGCATGGCCACCATCGGTGCCGTGTCGAACCCCGACAACTCTAACCAGAACTACGGTAAAGCCGGTCGTATGCGCCACTACGGCGTGCGTCCTTCGGTCCGTGGTGTCGCCATGAACCCGATCGACCACCCGCACGGTGGTGGTGAAGGCCGGACCTCGGGTGGTCGTCACCCGGTCACCCCGTGGGGCAAGGGCACCAAGGGCAACAAGACTCGCGACAAGAACAAGGCCTCCTCGCGCCTGATCGTTCGCACGCGTCACCAGAAGAAGAAAGGCCGCTAA
- the rplD gene encoding 50S ribosomal protein L4, whose product MKADAIKLDGAAAGSVELDDAIFGLEPRADILHRVVRWQRNNAQQGTHATLGRSDVSYSTKKIYRQKGTGGARHGSKGAPIFRHGGVYKGPTPRSHGHELTKKFRKLGLRHALSAKMLAGELVVIDQLAVDNAKTQALAKHVNDRGWKRALIIDGAEVNADFARAARNLANLDVLPSMGANVYDILKSDTLVITKAGLEALEARLK is encoded by the coding sequence ATGAAGGCTGATGCAATCAAACTCGACGGCGCAGCTGCTGGTTCTGTGGAACTGGACGACGCCATCTTCGGGCTGGAGCCGCGTGCGGACATCCTGCACCGTGTGGTCCGCTGGCAGCGCAACAACGCGCAGCAGGGCACGCACGCCACGCTGGGCCGGTCCGACGTGTCCTACTCGACCAAGAAGATCTATCGCCAGAAGGGCACCGGTGGCGCACGTCACGGGTCCAAGGGCGCGCCGATCTTCCGTCACGGTGGTGTCTACAAGGGTCCGACCCCGCGCAGCCACGGCCACGAGCTGACCAAGAAGTTCCGCAAGCTGGGTCTGCGTCACGCGCTGTCCGCCAAGATGCTGGCCGGAGAGCTGGTGGTCATCGACCAACTGGCCGTCGACAATGCCAAGACGCAGGCACTGGCCAAGCACGTGAACGATCGCGGCTGGAAGCGTGCGCTGATTATCGACGGGGCCGAGGTCAACGCCGACTTCGCCCGTGCAGCGCGCAACCTGGCCAATCTGGACGTCCTCCCGTCGATGGGTGCCAACGTCTATGACATCCTGAAAAGCGACACGCTGGTCATCACGAAGGCCGGTCTCGAAGCACTGGAGGCTCGTCTGAAATGA
- the rpsL gene encoding 30S ribosomal protein S12 translates to MPTIQQLIRKPRQPKVTRSKSMHLEGCPQKRGVCTRVYTTTPKKPNSAMRKVAKVRLTNGFEVISYIPGESHNLQEHSVVLIRGGRVKDLPGVRYHILRGVLDTQGVKDRKQRRSKYGAKRPK, encoded by the coding sequence ATGCCAACGATCCAGCAGCTGATCCGCAAACCGCGTCAGCCCAAAGTCACCCGGTCGAAATCCATGCACCTTGAAGGCTGCCCGCAGAAGCGCGGCGTCTGCACGCGTGTCTATACGACCACGCCCAAGAAACCGAACTCCGCCATGCGGAAAGTCGCCAAGGTCCGTCTGACCAATGGCTTCGAGGTCATCTCGTACATCCCCGGTGAGAGCCACAACCTTCAGGAACACTCTGTCGTCCTGATCCGTGGCGGCCGTGTAAAAGACCTTCCGGGTGTCCGTTACCACATCCTGCGCGGTGTGCTGGATACCCAAGGCGTCAAAGACCGTAAGCAGCGTCGCTCCAAGTATGGCGCGAAGCGGCCGAAGTAA
- the rpsJ gene encoding 30S ribosomal protein S10 yields MAASQNIRIRLKAFDYRVLDASTAEIVSTAKRTGASVRGPIPLPNKIEKFTVLRGPHIDKKSRDQFEIRTHKRLLDIVDPTPQTVDALMKLDLAAGVDVQISV; encoded by the coding sequence ATGGCAGCCAGCCAGAACATCCGCATTCGCCTCAAGGCGTTTGACTACCGCGTCCTCGACGCCTCCACCGCAGAGATCGTCTCGACCGCCAAGCGCACCGGCGCGTCGGTCCGTGGCCCGATCCCCCTGCCGAACAAGATCGAAAAATTCACCGTTCTGCGCGGTCCGCACATCGACAAGAAGTCGCGCGACCAGTTCGAGATCCGCACGCACAAGCGTCTGCTGGACATCGTCGACCCGACCCCGCAGACCGTTGACGCCCTGATGAAGCTCGACCTCGCCGCTGGCGTGGACGTGCAGATCAGCGTTTAA
- the rplC gene encoding 50S ribosomal protein L3: MLRTGLIAKKLGMTRLFMEDGRQIPVTVLALENLQVVAQRTPERDGYTAVQLGAGTAKVKRVSAPMRGHFAKANVEPKRKVAEFRVAAENMIDVGEEITANHYFAGQYVDISGTSIGKGFAGVMKRHNFGGLRASHGVSVSHRSHGSVGQCQDPGRIFKGKKMAGHMGSARVTTQNLQVVRTDADRGLIMVKGAVPGSKGAWVTVKDAVKKATPEGVMYPAGLKSLDDEAKRLAQEAADAAAAEEAAAAKAAAEAEQAAEEAAAAELANDAKSVDETNAEEGGDKNEG, translated from the coding sequence ATGCTCCGTACAGGATTGATCGCGAAGAAGCTGGGCATGACCCGTCTCTTCATGGAAGACGGCCGCCAGATCCCGGTGACCGTCCTCGCCCTGGAAAACCTTCAGGTCGTCGCACAGCGCACGCCAGAGCGTGACGGCTATACCGCCGTTCAGCTGGGCGCAGGCACAGCCAAGGTGAAGCGCGTCAGCGCGCCGATGCGTGGCCACTTCGCCAAGGCGAACGTGGAACCCAAGCGCAAGGTCGCGGAATTCCGCGTCGCCGCCGAGAACATGATCGACGTCGGTGAAGAAATCACTGCGAACCACTACTTTGCTGGTCAGTATGTCGACATCTCCGGCACCTCGATCGGTAAGGGTTTCGCCGGCGTCATGAAGCGCCACAACTTCGGCGGCTTGCGCGCGTCGCACGGTGTGTCCGTGTCGCACCGTTCGCACGGCTCTGTCGGCCAGTGTCAGGATCCGGGCCGCATCTTCAAAGGCAAGAAGATGGCCGGTCACATGGGGTCCGCCCGTGTCACCACCCAGAACCTGCAGGTCGTCCGCACCGACGCCGACCGTGGCCTGATCATGGTCAAGGGCGCCGTTCCGGGGTCCAAGGGCGCATGGGTCACCGTCAAGGATGCCGTCAAGAAGGCGACACCCGAAGGCGTGATGTACCCCGCTGGCCTGAAGTCGCTGGACGACGAAGCCAAGCGTCTGGCACAGGAAGCTGCCGATGCAGCCGCCGCTGAAGAAGCCGCAGCCGCCAAGGCCGCAGCCGAGGCAGAGCAGGCCGCAGAAGAAGCCGCCGCAGCGGAACTGGCGAACGACGCCAAGTCCGTGGATGAAACCAACGCTGAAGAAGGTGGTGACAAAAATGAAGGCTGA
- the rpsG gene encoding 30S ribosomal protein S7, with product MSRRHAAEKRQVLPDAKFGDTVLTKFMNNLMVDGKKAVAERIVYNAFERVEGKLKKSPVEVFHECLENIKPSVEVRSRRVGGATYQVPVEVRPERREALAIRWLIAAAKKRNENTMEERLAGELLDAVNNRGTAVKKREDTHKMADANKAFSHYRW from the coding sequence ATGTCACGTCGTCACGCCGCTGAAAAACGCCAGGTCCTGCCGGACGCCAAGTTCGGTGATACCGTTCTGACCAAATTTATGAACAACCTGATGGTTGACGGCAAGAAAGCCGTCGCCGAACGGATCGTCTACAACGCTTTCGAGCGTGTGGAAGGCAAGCTGAAGAAGTCGCCCGTGGAAGTGTTTCACGAGTGCCTCGAGAACATCAAACCCTCCGTCGAAGTGCGTTCGCGCCGCGTCGGTGGTGCGACCTACCAGGTCCCCGTCGAAGTCCGCCCCGAGCGGCGTGAGGCGCTGGCCATCCGCTGGCTGATCGCCGCTGCCAAAAAGCGCAACGAAAACACGATGGAAGAGCGCCTTGCCGGCGAGCTGCTGGATGCGGTCAACAACCGCGGCACCGCCGTGAAGAAGCGCGAAGACACCCACAAGATGGCCGACGCGAACAAAGCGTTCAGCCACTACCGCTGGTAA